From a single Metopolophium dirhodum isolate CAU chromosome 6, ASM1992520v1, whole genome shotgun sequence genomic region:
- the LOC132946987 gene encoding homeobox protein koza-like isoform X1 — MECPKPSFLIRDLIGDVLQTSKSSDMSSDEGTTDMDDRTLAVSNFSALPLLVPKHHHHHHYQQHQDMITGKSCGRKVRRRRTAFTHAQLAYLERKFRSQKYLSVADRSDVAEALNLSETQVKTWYQNRRTKWKRQNQLRLDQLRQQSVEPQSETSAGAAEYGQHHKQQHQHHRLHSAEPHHGRQTEHRVYVPSSADSDMQAAAEASAAAPLTSSTAAAAAAAFIGAPYPGVANGARWNFLTTAAAIVRNVSYVHGCHM; from the exons ATATGTCCAGCGACGAGGGCACCACCGACATGGATGACCGTACACTGGCGGTCAGCAATTTTTCCGCGCTCCCATTGTTGGTGCCAAAACACCACCACCATCATCACTACCAACAACACCAAGACATGATCACCGGGAAGTCATGCGGCCGGAAGGTCAGACGCAGGAGGACAGCGTTCACGCACGCTCAACTGGCTTATCTCGAACGCAAGTTTCGTTCCCAGAAGTATTTGTCTGTAGCCGATCGGAGCGACGTGGCCGAGGCGTTGAACTTGTCGGAAACTCAAGTCAAAACGTGGTACCAAAATAGAAG AACGAAGTGGAAGCGTCAGAACCAGTTGCGCCTCGATCAGCTGCGCCAACAGTCGGTTGAGCCGCAGTCGGAAACGTCCGCAGGCGCCGCCGAGTACGGACAGCACCACAAACAACAGCACCAGCATCACAGGCTGCACTCGGCGGAACCGCACCACGGCCGACAGACCGAGCACAGAGTGTACGTACCGTCGTCGGCGGACTCGGACATGCAGGCGGCCGCCGAGGCGTCGGCCGCCGCACCGTTGACGTCGTCGACGGCAGCAGCGGCTGCAGCAGCGTTCATCGGCGCGCCGTACCCGGGGGTGGCCAACGGTGCGCGGTGGAACTTTCTGACCACGGCCGCGGCCATCGTGCGAAACGTGTCGTATGTGCATGGGTGTCACATGtga
- the LOC132946986 gene encoding THO complex subunit 6, with protein MVDIKYYTTILSQTFSPCGNYLITGNNYGILTVYNLKNELQSGNDFKDQNKSVDGRSYEFEMIRKMQINSMESGEKFLIIGGVGLIVGVDWDTIIDNNFSENSKVEPISISWSINIPSPKDSMLTIDVNCLILNKEDNVLYAGCGDNTVYAFNLECGDVVQKFEGHSDFIHSIDKLDDTIVSASEDGSVLFWDVRSKDYSSKIIPSSNPEIKRPNFGNWVGSVTITKDWMLCGGGTKLSLWNRSMAAPMTVYNCVEDSGIHVTKLMDETLYAGGCSKYFYQLSFTDEILCKIETSPVTVFSCVNQENPFKVTCLAGSSYKIDICTNLNYKMTTLGI; from the exons atggttgatatcaaatattatactacgaTTTTATCTCAAACGTTTTCTCCTTGTGGGAACTATTTGATTACCGGTAATAATTATGGAATTTTAACAGTCTACAA TCTAAAAAATGAATTGCAGTCTGGAAACGACTTCAAAGATCAAAATAAGTCAGTTGACGGTCGATCTTATGAATTCGAGATGATACGTAAAATGCAAATAAACAGCATGGAATCTGgcgaaaaatttttaataattggtgGTGTTGGACTCATTGTAGGAGTCGATTGGGATAccattattgacaataattttagCGAAAACTCAAAAGTCGAACCCATCAGTATTAGTTGGAGTATTAATATTCCATCACCCAA GGATTCAATGTTAACTATAgatgtaaattgtttaatattaaacaaagagGATAATGTCTTATATGCAGGTTGTGGCGACAATACTGTTTATGCCTTTAATTTAGAATGTGGTGATGTTGTGCAGAAATTTGAAGGACATAGTGATTTTATTCATTCCAttgataaatt AGATGATACAATTGTCTCAGCTAGTGAAGATGGATCTGTATTGTTTTGGGATGTTCGTTCTAAAGATTATTCATCAAAAATCATTCCCAGCAGTAATCCAGAAATCAAACGACCCAATTTTGGAAATTGGGTTGGATCTGTTACAATCACTAAAGATTGGAtg ttaTGTGGTGGTGGAACAAAACTGTCATTATGGAATCGTTCTATGGCTGCTCCCATGACAGTGTACAATTGTGTTGAAGATTCCGGAATACATGTTACTAAACTTATGGATGAAACATTATATGCCGGAGgatgctcaaaatatttttatcagttatcatttaCTGATgaaattttgtgtaaaattgaAACTAGTCCAGTCACTGTTTTCAGTTGTGTTAACCAAGAAAATCCGTTCAAA GTAACATGTCTTGCAGGTTCAAGCTATAAAATAGACATTTGTaccaatttaaattacaaaatgactACACTTGGAATCTag
- the LOC132946987 gene encoding homeobox protein B-H1-like isoform X2, which translates to MSSDEGTTDMDDRTLAVSNFSALPLLVPKHHHHHHYQQHQDMITGKSCGRKVRRRRTAFTHAQLAYLERKFRSQKYLSVADRSDVAEALNLSETQVKTWYQNRRTKWKRQNQLRLDQLRQQSVEPQSETSAGAAEYGQHHKQQHQHHRLHSAEPHHGRQTEHRVYVPSSADSDMQAAAEASAAAPLTSSTAAAAAAAFIGAPYPGVANGARWNFLTTAAAIVRNVSYVHGCHM; encoded by the exons ATGTCCAGCGACGAGGGCACCACCGACATGGATGACCGTACACTGGCGGTCAGCAATTTTTCCGCGCTCCCATTGTTGGTGCCAAAACACCACCACCATCATCACTACCAACAACACCAAGACATGATCACCGGGAAGTCATGCGGCCGGAAGGTCAGACGCAGGAGGACAGCGTTCACGCACGCTCAACTGGCTTATCTCGAACGCAAGTTTCGTTCCCAGAAGTATTTGTCTGTAGCCGATCGGAGCGACGTGGCCGAGGCGTTGAACTTGTCGGAAACTCAAGTCAAAACGTGGTACCAAAATAGAAG AACGAAGTGGAAGCGTCAGAACCAGTTGCGCCTCGATCAGCTGCGCCAACAGTCGGTTGAGCCGCAGTCGGAAACGTCCGCAGGCGCCGCCGAGTACGGACAGCACCACAAACAACAGCACCAGCATCACAGGCTGCACTCGGCGGAACCGCACCACGGCCGACAGACCGAGCACAGAGTGTACGTACCGTCGTCGGCGGACTCGGACATGCAGGCGGCCGCCGAGGCGTCGGCCGCCGCACCGTTGACGTCGTCGACGGCAGCAGCGGCTGCAGCAGCGTTCATCGGCGCGCCGTACCCGGGGGTGGCCAACGGTGCGCGGTGGAACTTTCTGACCACGGCCGCGGCCATCGTGCGAAACGTGTCGTATGTGCATGGGTGTCACATGtga